In Lacibacter sp. H375, one DNA window encodes the following:
- a CDS encoding sensor histidine kinase, giving the protein MLKGNRIFLFKIIAIICTVILCLVQLIHIRNIYKLEEKVYNTDEKKIIKKAYEESIVNDKVFPGAVKIIDSILYKEFDNLATFALHNTDAFKNLSARLCDTLFKALNEANNMDAFLDSIKKKHNLSANLEYALFIEHFAIAIEPNQYFTLFSSTEPDYRTTVPYLQHHGARIGGTLETYSPQTLASALKVSATTARSYRMNFALYCDRPDRLQQIVYKTLPQTMLSVFSIIAILTIFFLTFANWIRQKKASEMKSDFINTISHEFQTPLTTIIIANKTIENENQIIKSQKLDNLHNIIKRQSERLTILMQQVIETGGEKPIRLVLEKHHINNELEEIISDYRINLDLANANITFEKKTNDDLVLLDKLHFTSIILNVMDNSVKYNHKQLKEIVVTTYAKNSQILAISIKDNGDGMSNKVKRKMFLKFYRNPSLVTSNAPGIGLGLYHSKQCLDAHGWDYEVISKEQIGTEFIIYIPVISGEV; this is encoded by the coding sequence ATGCTTAAAGGAAACAGGATTTTCTTATTTAAGATCATTGCAATTATCTGCACAGTCATTCTTTGCCTGGTACAGTTGATTCATATCCGCAATATTTACAAGCTTGAAGAAAAGGTGTATAATACTGATGAAAAGAAGATCATTAAAAAGGCTTATGAGGAAAGCATTGTAAACGACAAAGTGTTTCCCGGCGCCGTAAAGATCATTGACAGTATTCTTTACAAAGAGTTTGATAACCTTGCAACGTTTGCGCTACACAATACCGATGCATTTAAGAATCTATCGGCACGTTTGTGCGATACCTTGTTCAAAGCATTGAATGAAGCCAATAATATGGATGCATTTTTAGATTCCATCAAGAAGAAGCATAACCTCAGCGCTAATCTTGAATATGCATTGTTTATTGAGCATTTTGCTATTGCTATTGAGCCAAATCAATACTTCACACTTTTTTCAAGTACTGAGCCGGATTATAGAACAACAGTTCCCTATTTGCAACATCACGGAGCCAGGATCGGCGGCACATTAGAAACTTATAGTCCGCAAACACTTGCATCTGCATTAAAAGTAAGTGCCACAACTGCCCGCAGCTATCGTATGAATTTTGCTTTGTATTGCGACAGGCCAGACCGATTACAGCAGATTGTTTACAAAACGTTGCCGCAAACAATGCTCTCAGTGTTTTCGATCATTGCGATTCTTACTATTTTCTTTTTAACTTTTGCCAACTGGATCAGGCAAAAGAAAGCAAGTGAAATGAAGTCGGATTTTATCAATACTATCAGTCACGAATTTCAAACGCCGTTAACAACGATTATCATTGCGAATAAAACAATTGAAAACGAAAATCAGATCATCAAGAGCCAAAAGCTTGACAATCTTCATAACATCATCAAGAGACAAAGTGAACGTCTTACCATACTGATGCAACAGGTAATTGAAACTGGTGGTGAAAAGCCCATAAGGCTTGTGCTGGAAAAACATCACATTAACAACGAACTTGAGGAGATTATTTCTGATTACCGCATCAACCTTGACCTGGCGAATGCAAATATCACATTTGAAAAGAAAACAAACGATGATCTTGTTTTACTCGATAAACTTCACTTTACATCGATCATATTGAATGTGATGGACAATAGTGTAAAGTATAATCACAAGCAGTTAAAAGAGATCGTTGTAACAACTTATGCAAAGAACAGTCAGATCCTTGCGATCAGCATAAAAGATAATGGTGATGGCATGAGCAATAAAGTGAAACGGAAAATGTTTCTTAAGTTTTATCGGAATCCATCGCTTGTAACAAGCAATGCGCCTGGCATAGGGCTTGGTTTATATCATTCCAAGCAATGCCTTGATGCACACGGATGGGACTATGAAGTTATCAGCAAGGAACAAATTGGTACGGAATTTATTATTTATATCCCTGTTATATCGGGTGAAGTATAA
- a CDS encoding SusC/RagA family TonB-linked outer membrane protein, translating to MSKTIACKPFLCLLLFFSFLAARTTAQNTIRVSGVVKDRLDKVISDVSVTIQGNNKAGTTTNEKGEFTLQVSASDVLVFSYVGFIEVTRPVNNNLVFEIIMDAKQGSQDEVVVVGFGKAKKVSLVGAQSTVNVTELKQPVANLSTVLAGRVSGIVGVQRTGLPGENTADLWIRGISTFGPNGSGALVIIDGVQGRDINSLDPEDIASFTILKDASATAVYGVAGANGVILINTKKGKAAKAVLKFNYNQGITAFTKLPQLTGAESYMRLRNEARIASGLAAEYSQAYVDSTLKGNQPYLYPNVDWMKEIFNNSGVTRRFNFSASGGAELANYYVALAYYDEQSLLKSDGSQSYESDQRFKRYNFTSNINMNWTKTTKFDLGLQGYITNLNTPGFNAQQAFREVMQTTPILYPVMYPGNLVPGINAANAQRNPYEEITQTGYINNSSNQVYSNAKITQDLKAILPGLSAYALYSFDAFNSQTISRTRQRNTYKINPVTPYNPDGSVNLLPVITSGSDNLAYGRANGGNRSYYLEAALNYDREFKKDHRVTGLVLYNQRSYIDAFAANLTASLPFRSMGVAGRGTYSFHDKYFAEVNFGYNGSENFAPEKRFGFFPSIGVGWVLSREKFFEPLEGVFQFFKLRYSDGLVGSGAGGRRFGFLTIVTDGAAGYTWGNGTSNQGSGGGVQIQDYGAPVQWSKSRKQDLGIEFKTLDSRLSIILDFFKEHRTGVFLQRASLPSYVGLNNNPFGNLGVINNAGFDATVETTPFYWGQTKWDFRGTVTYNRDMIIENDQPTQPYPYMERRGYNALSTYGYTALGLFADQREIDNAADQSPLGGKPRPGDIRYKDLNSDGLINNLDISRIGNGDVPNFIYGFGFNVEFKRFYLGAFFQGVNGADRLLSGDGIIPFNNSTGPERSNLHTIAESRWTEANPDPNAFYPRLAYGNAANRNNAVASTWWVKDISFLRLKSLAFGYNLPDKWVKKIGFRTAQVYGQGFNLIYWSKFKLWDPELNTTNGAIYPNTRNFSLGIEFTL from the coding sequence ATGAGCAAAACAATTGCATGTAAACCCTTTCTGTGCTTACTGCTGTTTTTCAGTTTCCTTGCTGCAAGGACAACTGCGCAAAACACAATACGTGTAAGCGGTGTGGTGAAAGACAGACTTGACAAAGTTATTTCCGATGTGAGTGTTACCATTCAGGGTAATAACAAGGCTGGCACTACCACCAATGAGAAAGGAGAATTTACTCTCCAGGTATCAGCCAGCGATGTGCTGGTATTTTCTTATGTAGGTTTTATTGAAGTTACCAGGCCGGTAAACAACAATCTCGTCTTCGAAATTATCATGGATGCTAAACAAGGCAGCCAGGACGAGGTTGTGGTAGTTGGTTTTGGTAAAGCGAAAAAAGTAAGCCTTGTTGGGGCGCAATCTACTGTAAATGTTACCGAGTTAAAACAACCCGTTGCTAATCTTAGTACGGTACTTGCCGGTCGTGTATCGGGTATCGTTGGTGTGCAACGTACAGGTTTACCCGGTGAGAATACAGCTGATCTCTGGATCAGGGGTATTTCTACCTTCGGGCCAAATGGTTCTGGTGCTTTAGTTATTATTGATGGTGTACAGGGTCGTGATATCAACTCACTCGATCCTGAAGACATTGCTTCCTTTACAATATTAAAAGATGCATCGGCTACTGCTGTATATGGTGTAGCAGGTGCAAATGGTGTAATTCTTATCAACACCAAAAAAGGTAAAGCAGCAAAAGCTGTGTTGAAGTTCAACTACAACCAGGGTATTACTGCTTTTACAAAACTTCCTCAATTAACAGGTGCTGAATCGTACATGCGCTTACGTAATGAAGCACGCATTGCTTCCGGTTTAGCAGCAGAATATTCACAGGCTTATGTTGATTCAACATTAAAAGGTAATCAGCCTTATCTCTATCCAAATGTTGACTGGATGAAAGAGATCTTTAATAACTCAGGTGTAACACGCCGTTTTAATTTTAGTGCGAGTGGTGGTGCTGAATTGGCGAACTACTATGTAGCGCTTGCTTATTATGATGAACAAAGCTTATTGAAATCTGATGGCTCACAGAGTTACGAATCAGATCAACGTTTCAAGCGTTACAACTTTACCAGTAACATTAATATGAACTGGACAAAGACAACAAAGTTTGATCTGGGTCTGCAAGGTTACATTACTAATTTAAATACACCCGGCTTTAATGCACAACAGGCTTTCAGAGAGGTGATGCAAACAACACCTATTCTTTATCCTGTAATGTATCCGGGAAATTTAGTGCCGGGTATAAACGCAGCAAATGCACAGCGTAACCCTTACGAAGAAATTACACAAACAGGTTATATAAACAACTCAAGCAACCAGGTGTATTCGAATGCTAAGATCACACAGGACCTGAAAGCAATATTACCGGGCTTGTCTGCTTATGCGTTGTATTCGTTTGATGCGTTTAACTCACAAACTATCAGCCGCACACGTCAGCGTAATACGTACAAAATAAATCCAGTTACACCGTACAATCCTGATGGCTCTGTAAATCTGTTGCCTGTTATTACTTCAGGTTCAGATAACCTCGCCTACGGAAGGGCAAATGGTGGTAACAGATCATACTATCTGGAAGCAGCGTTGAACTATGACCGTGAGTTTAAAAAAGACCATCGTGTAACAGGTTTGGTATTGTATAACCAACGGTCTTATATTGATGCATTTGCAGCTAATTTAACAGCATCACTTCCGTTCAGAAGTATGGGTGTTGCCGGACGTGGTACTTATTCTTTCCATGATAAATACTTTGCTGAAGTAAACTTTGGTTACAACGGTTCAGAAAACTTTGCACCCGAAAAACGTTTCGGTTTCTTCCCTTCAATTGGTGTGGGTTGGGTTTTATCAAGAGAAAAATTCTTTGAGCCATTAGAAGGCGTATTTCAATTCTTTAAACTTCGCTACTCAGATGGTTTAGTTGGTTCGGGTGCTGGTGGTCGTCGTTTTGGTTTCTTAACCATTGTAACAGACGGTGCAGCCGGTTACACATGGGGTAATGGTACAAGCAACCAGGGTAGTGGTGGCGGTGTGCAGATACAGGATTATGGAGCACCGGTACAATGGTCGAAGTCACGCAAGCAGGATCTTGGTATCGAATTCAAAACACTTGATTCAAGATTATCAATCATTCTCGATTTCTTTAAAGAACACAGAACAGGTGTGTTTCTTCAACGAGCAAGCCTTCCTTCTTATGTTGGTTTGAATAATAATCCGTTTGGTAACCTTGGTGTAATCAACAACGCAGGTTTTGATGCAACAGTTGAAACAACGCCATTCTATTGGGGACAAACCAAATGGGATTTCAGAGGAACGGTTACATATAACCGTGATATGATCATTGAAAATGATCAGCCAACTCAACCTTATCCTTATATGGAAAGACGAGGTTACAATGCGCTTTCAACTTATGGTTATACAGCGCTTGGACTTTTTGCTGATCAACGTGAAATTGATAACGCAGCTGATCAAAGTCCATTAGGCGGTAAACCAAGACCAGGCGATATCCGTTACAAAGATCTCAACAGCGATGGTTTGATCAACAACCTCGACATCAGTCGTATTGGTAATGGTGATGTTCCAAACTTTATCTATGGTTTTGGTTTCAACGTTGAATTTAAACGTTTCTATTTGGGTGCATTCTTCCAGGGCGTTAATGGCGCTGATCGTTTGTTGAGTGGTGACGGTATCATTCCATTTAATAACAGCACCGGTCCTGAACGCAGCAACTTACACACGATCGCTGAAAGCAGATGGACAGAAGCAAATCCTGATCCTAATGCATTCTATCCACGTCTTGCATATGGTAATGC